GTCTTTAATAGCtaatttagttattatttaataaaaattcaGTACTTACCAGCCGGCATTAGGCCAATGTTGATAACAATAACCAGTAGTGTAGTTGCAATACCCATATACATCTTGGTTTGAATAAGTTAATAGTGATGAGAATGTACAGTTGTCTTCAACGATACAGGTTAGAGAAGTTTGATTATTAAATTTCGTTTCAACTCTTTTATACCTTTCTTTCAGTTTGAACCTTGAAAATCGATAAAGTTACGGATTATTGATGAATCTTTACAGATCCTGGTTTGATGAAATTTCGGATATTGTACTTAACAGTATAAGAAGACACAAGGTTAAAATCAATCTTATGTAACTctcataataatatatgtttcaGCGATGGATAACCTTCATTTGTATCCGTGCCaatagttgtaggcctacttcataaAACAACATAGAAATGTACCTGGTCCTTGTGTGAGCTTTCATCACCAGTAAGCATGTACAGACGTCATggggaaaatggcaaaaggcttcctactttATAGGAGTTTTATtagataatctatattgttttgaataCGGTACTCTTGTAACATGAACACAGTTCTGATTTTGCCATTTCCTCTAACTTTGTATGTCTACCTTGCACACCTTTTAGCATTATCCCAGGCAACGTTTCCTGTTTACAATGTTGGATATATGCCACTCACCTATAATGTTTAGGAAACCAGCCAAATACCCCGTTGATGACTCCATAAAGATTTAAACTTATCCCATAACTCCAGGATACGGTAATCTATTGAAATATTAATTCAACCTTTTCAAGGAGTTTTTGTTTTAACTAATATTTAAAATCTTCTCTAATCTGTGTTTTGAGGTAGGTCCCATCAGTATAGcctgaaataaaatatgaatgcaTTACTAATACTTATTTTCATTTCTTAGTACATTATCACGTGTCACCGTTCAGTACgtttattatttatctttacAATTATAACaattgaattataattaatataccgGTATTTATCTCATGATTGAAATTCAAAGttagaataataatttttaattttagttaatttacctccgccaaggaggtatatgcaATCGGTAGcgtgtatttgtttgtttgttagttgGATTACTCAAAACGTAATtactttaccaaaatgaatatacagatagatatgtggtcaaggaccattccactaaattttgggaccattttggactatggtcccaattctggaccactttttagtatacttttcagacctgctagtgttaaaagataggacagaatgtttcaaaagccggcgagcagtcttaaagtgaaactgaaattgcattttctcgagaactacttgtcaaaaaaacttaatttttgtacaagaggcaagagttataatttgtgatttctaattttaaaacataacttgtttaaatgtgcacgtttttttacgcgagtagtttaaaaacatatttcttttcaaattcacagTTTGTGTTTGGTGCAACACATACCCCACAAACCTTAATAAATTGCATACCCTCCAATAGAAGGCTATCAGAATTATATCTGGCGCGCCTCCGCTTTCCCATTCCTctcatttattttcaaatcttaATCTCATCAAACTTAATGATGATAtcaatttaattcaacaaaCCATTTTTGTCTACTCTGCCTTAAACAACATCCTTCCTTACCATCTTTATTATCTTTTTACTTCCAATTCCTTCTTTCATTCCCATCACACAcgtactaaaaataaattatctataCCTTCCCATAGAACAAATTCTTTCCAACATAACATTCGCTACTCTGGACCCACCCAATGGAACAACCTACCACCCTCCATTTTAAAATCTGCTTCCCCTAAGATACTTATctcaaaatttaaataatacacCTTTTCTacttattaaatgtttattaatcGGTCATGTCTCGATCTGCAGTACCaacagatttattttttttctgttattcatattttagattatgaaatttattattatttttattcaatgcatttcttttctcttttatttgtttcaagGCTCGCCCATCACAAGATGTTTACCAACATCTTCCCGGGCCCTTTGCCTTCATTTtctgaaacatatttttataattctgtACAATCCTGTTTCTTGTTTTCCTATGTATTCagattatgtaaataaatgtctATTGAATCAtagagataataataataataatatctctatgattgaatgaatgaatgaatgaatgaatgattttcgcgttgctgttctattgttagtcaactgaagctattgttaattgaaaggcttgttacataaccattacaccaaactcgcatacacaatgcttgtagtgaaattagcctaaatcacaaacagcattaagacacacacagatatatatatatatataggcctatatctctttttttttttaccggagaaattttatgtaggagaattttacagtaggcggaggtatttattttgttttactgaTTTCGCGTCAACAACCCAGTAAGTTTCATTGAAGTAAaacataaataggcctaccggaaaacctcgaaaagaagtcCATTTCGAAAGGACCCCGCTTCTTAATTTAATGACTAACACTGAAGATTAGTGCTaccaaaaaacaattattttactttctcgttttgatttaggcctagatttaattatttgtatctccattgagatctagccactgatatctactgcattatttgtttttgatttagtttatttcttaagaaataaatttatactTTATGATGAGTTCGTGTTATACATTTCTTTTGTGATTTCCGATATTATACACAATAGTTTACTGTACTTATGTTACATTGATTTATACCTATTGAAAATACATTTTGCCTATATTTAATTTGTGCTGTTGTTGTAGTAGTAGCCGTGTTCGTGCAAACAATcagataacaataataataatcatagcAGGATGGAACCAATGCTCAATAATGACAGTTAAAAATCTTTTCCGATAAGTTCCTAGTAATATGCGCTTTATCCGATTATTGTTCTTTGTGTTCATAAGAAGATAGTAAACGATAAAGGAAATGATTAACTCAAACTCGATGGGAGTGCAAATCGATTGAATCAATAGCTCCAAAAACTGTGATGTATTTAATATGCAAAACTATACTTATTTTCTTTCATCAACATTTAGACGAAAAGcacatttaaaacattaacataagattaatattaaagtataattaaatttccgATCGTAGCAAACTTAGGCAACTCATAAAAATTAATAACGAGGTAACAAGATGTATTAATCACTGGACTAatttatagaaataaataaataaataaggatgTACCTAGATAGTTTATTTATACAAAACCTGACAATACGAGTTTCAAACCTCATTTAGATTTCACTAGAAATagtcatttaaaacattttaaccaCTGTTCACATTGTGCGCTTTaagtttgttttcttttgaagCATACTCGATGATCATGTTTTATCTCAtctgtttgttgtttttcacgTCTCAACTGAATATTATTGAAGGAGCGAATAATGGTAAGAATTaacttttgtttgtttcttcCGAATTGTTCTGAAGTTCCGATTATCGCCCAATCTACCacatatacaatgtacagtGAATACACCGTGTTAATTCGAATACATTTTCTTACaacagaatgtacatatttccaGTACAACTCATCAATGTACAGGGTAAATAGTTTAACCAACACGTCAACAGAGACATGGCAGGATCTCAAAGACATCTGCAAGGCATCTGGTGGTTATCTCATGTGCATTACCACGTCTGGGGAGTTGCAGTTTGTTCTGGATCGTCTTAATATGAGTTGTAGCGGCCATAGGTTCGGAATTGGACTATCACGTCAACCTGATTTGGAAATTAACGTTGATGCTAACTGGAAATGTGAGGGAGATGGTACTACACTGGACACCAAGCTGACACCATGGGCAGATAATGATGACAAAGTACCTATTGGCACTTTTGCTGGGACGAGAATCATGACGAATGCGGAAAATCTGAGAGATATAAACACCCGGATTGAATTTGCTAAACGGAACGATGGATACATTTGTGAATATGGTATGTTGATATTTTCTTGATGCTTCATTATTTTAGTTATCTTTTAAGGATATTTCAAGATTGTTTTGCCgataagtataggcctagttcGTTTTTAGTGatattttattaaagaaaataCGCAATACGTGATAATGGTCTTGTAGCTGACCAAACATAGTCGACAGTACAGTGTCGACAAAACGACAATTACAatcctgttggtgcagtacccgctgcttacttgggcttgaatctaaccactagccatcagcgcaaagctcggtggtctagagatatgaacgccaggctagtgatctggaggtcatgggttcgagtcccaccggAGAACTACTTTTTCTCAAATGTActttagtataaagtacaaattacgtcagagtagggcaaaacatctaattagaaacattttatttttttttaaatccgcGGAGATTCGAAccagctagtaggcctagagctGCGAGAATCATTGTCTCGATGCTTCATTTAAGTTCTTTTTAGTGATAAGGGCCTATTAACAAAGAAAATACTCAATTTGTGATAATGTTGGATCTGACCAATTCAAACATAGTCGACACACTGTCGACTTAAGGTATATAACAAATTCAAGAAATAAGTGCATTAGATTTGGATATTAAACAAGTCCATGTTGCGTAATTGTTGGTGTAGTGGTGGATAAGACTACTACTGATAGAGATGGCCATTTGCCGCAtgattctttattttaattcatatttataataggcctacctattgttTTTTTAGATACAGTCCTTTTTCAAACTGTGACGTTGTCTGGTGGTGTGAATGATTGGAAGATGTCTCCTATACGATGTGCCCAGCAGTGCCGAAGGAGGTATGATTGTCAGGGATTTCACGTGGATGCTGCAGGTTGTCAGCTCAGATATAAACCGAACAATGATGAAACAAATCATTATAACAAAATTATCTATCacctgtaaacatttgtattttaaatatactgGTATTTAACCAGAACAAGTGTATACACTAGGCCTATTGTAAGACGGGTAATTATGTCTatctaaacaagaaatatttctcgcttattgaaaaatattttttatttcaaatgttttcaaatgtatcattttattgtcacataggcctaatagttattttacctgaaaaaatgtaggaaatttaaagcaacaaatacttaaattgtctgtcagacaatggtttttggggtttcttttctatttttattatgtgaataaatattatttttttgttacagaagtgaatactcaactttctgttaattttattgctaaggtacgtcaagtctgggggtcacttcatcaccctagatatttcaagtgtgaagtatcctattacaaacacaaactttaatggactttCGATAAAAATTCAATGAATAGgctatctgacagtgaattacaGTCAAAAGTCAGTATTACAGTCAAATGGGagtcataaataccagaaatgctttgttgggatttgtaattttagcatgacatgtcctaatcctcttttcccagacgttttggGTCTAGCAGCTggaaatctataaattatagtggagtttccattttcgcaaagtcgtccttagaactataactgctgcttgctttagcttctgattgagtagtcctaatgggacgtagcgggatAGAGCAGAAGCGTAAAAAAAAATCTAGAATTCCGAACAAAATATCACGaatggggtggggggggggggggggggagagaaTAATGGAGGATATGAACCTGTGATTGGTGGGATATGGCGGATATGGGGTTAAGGTTCATTCTTATTACAAATCATCACCGCGACACGAGGCTAGGCTGTGTTGACAAAGCACGTTAAAAAATCAACTTATAGTATGCGCCGTCTATAATTGTTCTGCTGCGCGTAGAAAAAATTAGGCCCcttgttataaaataaaaaagtaggtgtgctataaaacaaataatgcatgttttatattcatgtaATTGATCAAATAATTTAGTTCGATAAAAGATAAACTGTTCTATTTTCACCTCAttacattatttgtaccattgtaTTCATAAAcaatctgtttttgtatatttattaatatcgCAAAATATGAATATGTGAACAGATTTAATAAATACTCATATAGCGCCCTCACCCTTAGTAATGAGGTTGTTGTTGACGATACGTCTCCGAGTCCGAATTGTTGTGTTTTTGTGAGCTCTCTGATCGTCGCGCTGCaggtctaggcctagactagtagGCCTCTTTAGTATAGTACATTTCAATTCATTTTAGGGCTACATTACGTATGACAACAAAGCACAGCTTATGTCAAAATGAATATTAAGCACAATGTTGAAAAATGCTGCCTAGAACTGTCATAGAGAGATGATTGCATGGCGCGAAATGGGCTAGCCTCTGTGTCGAAACGCAACCTGAAGCTTGAGAATTTCCTGAAGGTGAACTTAGCCCAGGATGTCTTTGACCGCGTACAGGCCTACGAAGCCTGTATTGTAAACTCCGCAAAAGAAAAAAAggcttttaaatttaaatatgcaGTTCTTGGGGATGAACGCCTGTATATTACAGAAAATCCACCAAAAGTTATTAAAGAAGAAGAAAGCTTACACCTTCAAGATGTAATTGCCATAACATTGGTAAGAaagtaaattgtttgtttttgtttgtttgtacagTAACTGTACTGCTGTAGTCTGTAGGCCTAGTTGATGTGTGAACAACAATATTATGCCTAATAATAAAATGTGGTTTGTAGTTTGGATATGTTAGGCCTAGTTAGTTAGTAGGCGTTTTTGCTATCTAATCTAAAGTTGATTGCAAGTTGAagaatttatttttgaaaaattactaaataaattaagcACTCAATTAACAATCgctatattatttcttttttgataATAATGTTTCTCTTATTggtattaataaattaaataaaataatatgtataatatataaatccaaaggcaaattactgaaaaaaatgacaattctgtgggtatcaggggctggatctcaatggagatacaaaaaaaaaagcgaaaagctaaatcaaaacgataaagtaaacagccagaaaagttagcagagctttcgggcaacactagcccttcatcagtgcaatatatatatatatatatatataaatcaaaataaaaaacctgTTTGGAAAAACAGTGACATTTTGCACCTCCCCACAGCAAATTCAAAACTACAGTAAAGTATCAACTGAATTTTGTCTAAAGCtattaattgttttgatgaaTGTTGGTTAGCTTTTCACTATATTGCTTCTCAGGGTCAACAAGTTTAACCTCCAATGTGAACAATTGATGATTCTTGTTgctattgatatttttatgatGTAGTTGGcctttaattaattgattttctCCTAGTAGTATGCTACCGCGCCTAAAAATTTatagtatttttgttttacaataatCACCATGGTAGTGCCAGTAGACTGAATGAATGCCTTTATGTAACTGTCACTAAATATAATTACAAGGTTAAGTATAGTCTTTTGATTAGCTCCATAGATGCGTATAAAACAACCTTTCTAGAGTTTTGTCAATGGGATTAAAATTTGATACGTTTCAGTGCAAACTAATACAGATGTTGTCAATTTGTAATACAGTAGATTACAACACACATTGTTacaagttaataaattaaagtaaCTACTAGTGTAAAAAAATAGCAGGTTGTTGTTGGTCTCTATGGTGATAGCAAACGAGATTAGTAACTATTTCTGCCATTCAAATCATTCTTTTTAGTAGTTTgctataaagcttggttcccactagagacgcaacgcaaggacgtagacgcaagagagttaaccaatgacaagcgacagttcgaataatccatcgcttgtgattggtcaaatcacttaggttgcgttacgtccttgtctTGTGtctcaagtgggaaccaagcataatgGCTCAAAGTGGGTGTGTTTGCTATTTGATACTACATTTACtcagttattattaataatatactagaaattgcaaaatataattataataactgGAGTTCTCACTAGAAGTTAAAGCTTGTCTCTTAAAGATCCCAATTACGGACTCAACAGTATAGCAAAAGTATGAATAAAatttacaatctaaaaaaaagtgCAAGATactcatttatttaaaatatttgagCTAAAGCACTGTGGAGCAAACTATAGTTTGCACTTTTATTCAATTGGTACACAATctttcactttttaaaaatatttaggTAAATGATTTTCCAGACTTCTTGAGCGGTGAGGAGCGTGAAAATGCCCAGCacattttgataaaacatttGCAGGAAAAGTCTATTCCTAAGACACgaaagaaaaatgtaaagaaaGACTCAAACCAGGAAAAGCAAAACGGTAGAAACACACCAGAACTTTGCGTTTCCGATCCTTCTGGGAAAAAATTCCACAGAGATGAATCGGATGTTGAAGAAGAAGAGAAGAATGGTAGTGGCTTACATCTTAACAGAAGTTTTGATGAATCCGCCCTCTACATGTTAAAACTGGAGGATGAAGTTTCATCCGAAGGGGAAGATCAATTATCAGTATCACTACCAACCTCCTCATTTAAGACACTCTCAAGTGACCAAAAGTCTGGAAAAGATGAATCAACTTTAAAGTCATCAAAGCTAACTAAATCATTGGTAGAAAGTGTTGGAACATGTCGTCCTTTACCTCAAAGACCTTTACATAACAAAGACTCAGCCCCACGTCTAGATGTTTCCAGCACATTTTCAACAGACATTGCTTCAACTTTGGTTAATAGAGACAAAAATtccaataaaaaattacaaatgcgcAACCTTCCCTCACCAGACAGTCCTaacaacaagaaaaaatcaATGCCTTTCAAATTCAATTTGGATGCATCACAATCTAAAGAAACTCTAACAAAGAAAAATTGTGATGGTAATACTAAAAGCCGACAGAAAAAAGTGGTACCAAAACAGAGAAGCTTAGATATTGAGATAAGCACTAATGATTCATCTGTGACAACAGAAGAGTTGGAAGATACGACGTTTGTGAAAGAAGAAGTTGAGACACATCTCTACATTTTGTCACCGTCTTCTACATTTCTCATGCAGTTTCAAAGTACATGGAACAATTACATtattgtaagtttttttttcttattttttggTGTTCAACACGTGACCATAATATTCTAGTATAAGTCAGTCATTCATCATACATAAAATTACAAATACGGTACTTTTTATTTTCAAGCTAAAAGTATCAAATTCTCAAAATACAGTAAAGTCCTTGATAACCAGAGTAAagcattatttaattaaattgtttaatatattacagTTTACGCTATAATGTATTCTATTGTGCTGGTGTGAACCAATGAAAAATCAAGATATTCTCCTCTTTTAtgctgtaatttatttatttgttccaaCAATAATTTACGaaggtggtccatccagccgaagctgatcattagggactctcacaaaaatacaatatgactATAAACATgcaaaaattaatatacagtaagatataaaataaaataaacaatcaaAAAATAGAATCCTTTACAAAAGTCTGCacaatattttatctatttaaattattacagtACAATACAACTAAAGATATTACACGCTAATAAATGAACAATTTACTGTACAGCTGAAATGATTGAAAATGATATCATTAAGCTTACTCGGAATAACATCCACTGTTTAGACAACATTCAAGCGTACTACTAGTAatacatcatcattattacAATAAGGCTGTAAAGAATGAATGTACGATGGCCATCACATTTTGTGTTTCCTTACATCAAGTGTATATTTCCCCAGCCCATATAGCTAGTTTTAAATCAGTATGTTGCAATATCATTCTTTAGGTTCAGGTAAGTCTACTCTCATCACTAGCGTACATAAAGATTAACCCTGTAACCACAGTCTTGACTGATTTCGGTCATGTATTGCTCATtcaaattttataattattaaaatttttcCAAATTTGATTTCTTTAGCGATCAACAAGAATGTTGGAAAATGCGGAGTCCGCTGGAAATTCTCTGAAAAAGCCATCAGGTTCTACCAGGTACAGTATATCATAGAGTACTATGTATAAACACAACGAATGTACATTGTGATAGCTTCTGCATCCACCACCCTACTGTCACAATTTCCATAATTGTCACAATTTTAATCTATcctaatttataatatatttatgactCAAATTGGTTTATAATGTTATCTGTTTCTTTTGTGTCATCACCTGCcatttaatacaatattaatcatttttcaAAAGAGTACGTGATACTACTGTAAGTAATAACTTATAAAAGATATTTGTGTTATTAATGGATACTACTGTAGTAATCTGATTTCCAAAAGGGAATACAAAGTATGGTTTAGAAAGTTTCAACATTCCAGTTGCTACATCTTCTGGAGTAAAGTTGACGCAAATAGAAAACATAATCAAGTT
This DNA window, taken from Antedon mediterranea chromosome 9, ecAntMedi1.1, whole genome shotgun sequence, encodes the following:
- the LOC140059016 gene encoding uncharacterized protein — its product is MIMFYLICLLFFTSQLNIIEGANNECTYFQYNSSMYRVNSLTNTSTETWQDLKDICKASGGYLMCITTSGELQFVLDRLNMSCSGHRFGIGLSRQPDLEINVDANWKCEGDGTTLDTKLTPWADNDDKVPIGTFAGTRIMTNAENLRDINTRIEFAKRNDGYICEYDTVLFQTVTLSGGVNDWKMSPIRCAQQCRRRYDCQGFHVDAAGCQLRYKPNNDETNHYNKIIYHL
- the LOC140058763 gene encoding uncharacterized protein C12orf56-like, whose translation is MARNGLASVSKRNLKLENFLKVNLAQDVFDRVQAYEACIVNSAKEKKAFKFKYAVLGDERLYITENPPKVIKEEESLHLQDVIAITLVNDFPDFLSGEERENAQHILIKHLQEKSIPKTRKKNVKKDSNQEKQNGRNTPELCVSDPSGKKFHRDESDVEEEEKNGSGLHLNRSFDESALYMLKLEDEVSSEGEDQLSVSLPTSSFKTLSSDQKSGKDESTLKSSKLTKSLVESVGTCRPLPQRPLHNKDSAPRLDVSSTFSTDIASTLVNRDKNSNKKLQMRNLPSPDSPNNKKKSMPFKFNLDASQSKETLTKKNCDGNTKSRQKKVVPKQRSLDIEISTNDSSVTTEELEDTTFVKEEVETHLYILSPSSTFLMQFQSTWNNYIIRSTRMLENAESAGNSLKKPSGSTSPVRFDRAQLQRQFQQMKEEILNATNDIEKLFELVAELGTAAAKYFIVKKLFWKSVDLFEFFVNKLQCYLPKSTSSDAHSRADELEMVVIIFNTLAQMLRETEMLPDRLKTLQANNGKMVLDLLVMLTCLPEVPQRWRPPSFKMSNTLLETDAHHWETYSDAEISKLVQEITNISTAVTFELILIALQANWGNDEGKFFNICWLVKVLDTFSTTEKFVERLLAQAMKLLLPSKDSVISPDDAVLLFQQFFVLQTLIEYSSSIISHIRNNYMEEFRYYVQSPHILVKFPANYPIRRMTLQIIDEVLSCVLQKNTVLKGHKV